One genomic segment of Homo sapiens chromosome 14, GRCh38.p14 Primary Assembly includes these proteins:
- the CIDEB gene encoding lipid transferase CIDEB isoform 2 (isoform 2 is encoded by transcript variant 9), whose amino-acid sequence MEYLSALNPSDLLRSVSNISSEFGRRVWTSAPPPQRPFRVCDHKRTIRKGLTAATRQELLAKSGVLSYGLGRERPKHSKDIARFTFDVYKQNPRDLFGSLNVKATFYGLYSMSCDFQGLGPKKVLRELLRWTSTLLQGLGHMLLGISSTLRHAVEGAEQWQQKGRLHSY is encoded by the exons ATGGAGTACCTCTCAGCTCTGAACCCCAGTGACTTACTCAG GTCAGTATCTAATATAAGCTCGGAGTTTGGACGGAGGGTCTGGACCTCAGCTCCACCACCCCAGCGACCTTTCCGTGTCTGTGATCACAAGCGGACCATCCGGAAAGGCCTGACAGCTGCCACCCGCCAGGAGCTGCTAGCCAAA AGTGGAGTGCTGTCATATGGCCTGGGACGGGAGAGGCCCAAGCACAGCAAGGACATCGCCCGATTCACCTTTGACGTGTACAAGCAAAACCCTCGAGACCTCTTTGGCAGCCTGAATGTCAAAGCCACATTCTACGGGCTCTACTCTATGAGTTGTGACTTTCAAGGACTTGGCCCAAAGAAAGTACTCAG GGAGCTCCTTCGTTGGACCTCCACACTGCTGCAAGGCCTGGGCCATATGTTGCTGGGAATTTCCTCCACCCTTCGTCATGCAGTGGAGGGGGCTGAGCAGTGGCAGCAGAAGGGCCGCCTCCATTCCTACTAA
- the LTB4R2 gene encoding leukotriene B4 receptor 2, with product MSVCYRPPGNETLLSWKTSRATGTAFLLLAALLGLPGNGFVVWSLAGWRPARGRPLAATLVLHLALADGAVLLLTPLFVAFLTRQAWPLGQAGCKAVYYVCALSMYASVLLTGLLSLQRCLAVTRPFLAPRLRSPALARRLLLAVWLAALLLAVPAAVYRHLWRDRVCQLCHPSPVHAAAHLSLETLTAFVLPFGLMLGCYSVTLARLRGARWGSGRHGARVGRLVSAIVLAFGLLWAPYHAVNLLQAVAALAPPEGALAKLGGAGQAARAGTTALAFFSSSVNPVLYVFTAGDLLPRAGPRFLTRLFEGSGEARGGGRSREGTMELRTTPQLKVVGQGRGNGDPGGGMEKDGPEWDL from the coding sequence ATGTCGGTCTGCTACCGTCCCCCAGGGAACGAGACACTGCTGAGCTGGAAGACTTCGCGGGCCACAGGCACAGCCTTCCTGCTGCTGGCGGCGCTGCTGGGGCTGCCTGGCAACGGCTTCGTGGTGTGGAGCTTGGCGGGCTGGCGGCCTGCACGGGGGCGACCGCTGGCGGCCACGCTTGTGCTGCACCTGGCGCTGGCCGACGGCGCGGTGCTGCTGCTCACGCCGCTCTTTGTGGCCTTCCTGACCCGGCAGGCCTGGCCGCTGGGCCAGGCGGGCTGCAAGGCGGTGTACTACGTGTGCGCGCTCAGCATGTACGCCAGCGTGCTGCTCACCGGCCTGCTCAGCCTGCAGCGCTGCCTCGCAGTCACCCGCCCCTTCCTGGCGCCTCGGCTGCGCAGCCCGGCCCTGGCCCGCCGCCTGCTGCTGGCGGTCTGGCTGGCCGCCCTGTTGCTCGCCGTCCCGGCCGCCGTCTACCGCCACCTGTGGAGGGACCGCGTATGCCAGCTGTGCCACCCGTCGCCGGTCCACGCCGCCGCCCACCTGAGCCTGGAGACTCTGACCGCTTTCGTGCTTCCTTTCGGGCTGATGCTCGGCTGCTACAGCGTGACGCTGGCACGGCTGCGGGGCGCCCGCTGGGGCTCCGGGCGGCACGGGGCGCGGGTGGGCCGGCTGGTGAGCGCCATCGTGCTTGCCTTCGGCTTGCTCTGGGCCCCCTACCACGCAGTCAACCTTCTGCAGGCGGTCGCAGCGCTGGCTCCACCGGAAGGGGCCTTGGCGAAGCTGGGCGGAGCCGGCCAGGCGGCGCGAGCGGGAACTACGGCCTTGGCCTTCTTCAGTTCTAGCGTCAACCCGGTGCTCTACGTCTTCACCGCTGGAGATCTGCTGCCCCGGGCAGGTCCCCGTTTCCTCACGCGGCTCTTCGAAGGCTCTGGGGAGGCCCGAGGGGGCGGCCGCTCTAGGGAAGGGACCATGGAGCTCCGAACTACCCCTCAGCTGAAAGTGGTGGGGCAGGGCCGCGGCAATGGAGACCCGGGGGGTGGGATGGAGAAGGACGGTCCGGAATGGGACCTTTGA
- the CIDEB gene encoding lipid transferase CIDEB isoform 1 (isoform 1 is encoded by transcript variant 8), with protein MEYLSALNPSDLLRSVSNISSEFGRRVWTSAPPPQRPFRVCDHKRTIRKGLTAATRQELLAKALETLLLNGVLTLVLEEDGTAVDSEDFFQLLEDDTCLMVLQSGQSWSPTRSGVLSYGLGRERPKHSKDIARFTFDVYKQNPRDLFGSLNVKATFYGLYSMSCDFQGLGPKKVLRELLRWTSTLLQGLGHMLLGISSTLRHAVEGAEQWQQKGRLHSY; from the exons ATGGAGTACCTCTCAGCTCTGAACCCCAGTGACTTACTCAG GTCAGTATCTAATATAAGCTCGGAGTTTGGACGGAGGGTCTGGACCTCAGCTCCACCACCCCAGCGACCTTTCCGTGTCTGTGATCACAAGCGGACCATCCGGAAAGGCCTGACAGCTGCCACCCGCCAGGAGCTGCTAGCCAAA GCATTGGAGACCCTACTGCTGAATGGAGTGCTAACCCTGGTGCTAGAGGAGGATGGAACTGCAGTGGACAGTGAGGACTTCTTCCAGCTGCTGGAGGATGACACGTGCCTGATGGTGTTGCAGTCTGGTCAGAGCTGGAGCCCTACAAGG AGTGGAGTGCTGTCATATGGCCTGGGACGGGAGAGGCCCAAGCACAGCAAGGACATCGCCCGATTCACCTTTGACGTGTACAAGCAAAACCCTCGAGACCTCTTTGGCAGCCTGAATGTCAAAGCCACATTCTACGGGCTCTACTCTATGAGTTGTGACTTTCAAGGACTTGGCCCAAAGAAAGTACTCAG GGAGCTCCTTCGTTGGACCTCCACACTGCTGCAAGGCCTGGGCCATATGTTGCTGGGAATTTCCTCCACCCTTCGTCATGCAGTGGAGGGGGCTGAGCAGTGGCAGCAGAAGGGCCGCCTCCATTCCTACTAA